From the Photobacterium sp. GJ3 genome, one window contains:
- a CDS encoding sigma-54 dependent transcriptional regulator, whose product MKQPVIFIDDDKAIRDSLGQTLMLEDYQVQLFHSARQALDAFDPQFPGVIITDMNMPGMDGMTFLKHALQIDHELPVIMLTGHGDISTAVDAMRLGAYDFLEKPFSTEYLLDVVKRACDKRDLILENRELKRELASQSHPGPRILGNTLAVKQLRHRLYHLKELPQAVFLQGEEGSGKRMMATFLHEHSQRQHQAMMTIQTQELNDQQAELLLQGPEGKWHAAQGSSLYIENIELLPPQTQQVLVTLLQSQSENTEPSHQVRLIASSQHPLHHLLASQQLLPALMSMFEGAVLEIPPLRERQDDIPLLFQNFIRTAASRYNLEAPVLSVEQEQRLVEHRWPGNVRELRNLAERIVLLGNHFDESQTLEIDSPPLTLVDKVTQFEFTLLSDALRRHNGRLKDVQSELGIARKTLYDKMKKHGLDKEDFKESN is encoded by the coding sequence ATGAAACAACCAGTCATCTTTATCGATGATGATAAAGCCATCCGTGACTCTTTAGGGCAAACCCTGATGCTTGAAGACTATCAGGTTCAATTGTTTCACAGTGCACGCCAGGCACTGGATGCATTTGATCCCCAATTTCCGGGGGTGATTATTACCGACATGAATATGCCGGGTATGGATGGCATGACGTTCCTCAAACATGCCCTTCAGATTGATCATGAACTGCCCGTTATCATGCTGACCGGACACGGTGACATTTCAACCGCAGTTGATGCCATGCGATTAGGGGCCTACGATTTTCTGGAGAAACCGTTCTCAACTGAATATTTACTGGATGTCGTCAAACGCGCTTGCGATAAACGGGATCTGATTTTAGAAAACAGAGAGCTCAAGCGAGAACTGGCATCCCAGAGTCATCCGGGACCGCGGATACTCGGCAATACACTGGCAGTGAAGCAATTACGCCATCGCCTCTACCATCTGAAGGAATTACCTCAGGCTGTGTTTCTTCAGGGTGAAGAGGGCTCCGGGAAACGCATGATGGCAACATTTCTCCACGAACATAGTCAACGCCAGCACCAGGCCATGATGACGATTCAAACTCAGGAACTGAATGATCAGCAAGCAGAATTGCTGCTTCAGGGGCCAGAAGGAAAATGGCATGCTGCACAGGGCAGCAGTCTCTACATTGAAAATATTGAGTTGCTACCGCCTCAAACCCAACAGGTGCTCGTAACGCTGTTGCAATCACAATCTGAAAACACCGAACCGAGCCATCAAGTCCGACTGATTGCCAGTAGTCAGCATCCGTTGCACCATCTTCTGGCGTCTCAGCAACTTTTACCTGCGTTGATGTCTATGTTCGAGGGAGCCGTGCTTGAGATACCTCCGCTTCGCGAGCGCCAAGACGACATCCCCCTCCTGTTTCAGAATTTTATCCGGACCGCAGCCTCGCGATATAACCTCGAAGCGCCGGTGCTCAGTGTTGAACAGGAACAGCGACTCGTCGAACACCGCTGGCCGGGGAACGTCAGAGAACTCCGGAACCTGGCAGAACGGATCGTTCTTCTGGGTAATCATTTTGATGAAAGTCAGACGCTTGAAATCGACAGCCCACCTTTGACTCTGGTCGATAAGGTCACTCAGTTTGAATTCACACTCCTCAGTGATGCTTTACGTCGCCACAATGGGCGACTCAAGGACGTACAATCCGAACTGGGCATTGCGAGAAAGACGCTCTACGACAAGATGAAAAAACACGGTTTAGATAAAGAAGACTTTAAAGAATCAAATTAA
- a CDS encoding putative manganese transporter: MVTLIRSLPVHQLGKRWRLANKRFLFPVLLLVLLATPISREITVNVLADAFWQVAAYVAATLTIYHVISARMNQHGLLRTQLQHSRRFQVVFSAAMGALPGCGGAIIVMTQFVRGQLSFGSVVAVLTATMGDAAFLLLAAKPATGLLIVSIGFFVGLISGWLVDTIHGADFMRPTVTQETESSCCQPTSSQHNKAVRWQGMFWQWLLIPSVVFAVLGSLQVDTDVFFHLPEHTTAVLGAGLALLAMTLWSFSRDVQGYQDVVSEDPKPETTTLFQRVAQDTNFVTTWVISAFLCFEFIMTLTQWDLQHIFAGWGILMPLLGVLIGLIPGCGPQILVTSLFLQGAIPQSAQLGNAISNDGDALFPAIALAPKAALVATFYSSLPALLAGYSFYWIFE; the protein is encoded by the coding sequence ATGGTCACACTGATTCGATCGCTGCCCGTCCACCAACTCGGAAAGCGCTGGCGACTCGCCAATAAACGTTTTCTGTTTCCGGTGCTGCTGCTGGTATTGCTCGCAACACCTATCTCCCGGGAAATCACCGTCAACGTTCTGGCAGATGCTTTCTGGCAGGTTGCCGCTTATGTCGCGGCGACGCTGACAATCTACCATGTCATTTCAGCCCGAATGAACCAGCACGGCCTGCTCCGAACTCAGCTTCAGCACAGCCGTCGCTTTCAGGTTGTTTTTTCTGCTGCCATGGGGGCTTTACCTGGTTGTGGCGGAGCCATCATTGTGATGACTCAGTTTGTCCGCGGCCAGCTCAGTTTCGGTTCTGTAGTGGCTGTCCTCACCGCGACTATGGGAGATGCCGCTTTTCTCTTGCTGGCAGCCAAACCGGCAACCGGCTTATTGATTGTATCGATTGGCTTTTTTGTCGGATTAATTTCCGGCTGGCTGGTAGATACGATTCATGGCGCCGATTTTATGCGACCCACTGTGACTCAGGAGACTGAATCATCTTGCTGTCAGCCGACAAGCAGCCAGCACAATAAAGCCGTACGATGGCAAGGGATGTTCTGGCAATGGCTGTTGATTCCCAGCGTCGTGTTTGCTGTGCTCGGTTCTTTACAAGTTGATACTGATGTATTTTTTCATCTGCCAGAACACACCACTGCTGTTCTGGGCGCAGGACTGGCACTCCTGGCCATGACTTTATGGTCATTCAGTCGCGACGTTCAGGGCTATCAGGATGTCGTTTCTGAAGATCCGAAACCCGAAACCACAACGTTGTTTCAGCGTGTCGCGCAAGACACCAACTTTGTCACGACTTGGGTGATTAGTGCGTTTCTTTGTTTCGAATTCATCATGACGCTCACGCAATGGGATCTTCAGCATATCTTCGCTGGCTGGGGAATTCTGATGCCCTTACTTGGCGTCCTGATCGGGCTCATCCCGGGCTGTGGTCCGCAAATTCTGGTGACATCCTTGTTCCTGCAAGGTGCAATTCCACAGTCAGCGCAACTGGGAAATGCAATCAGCAATGATGGCGATGCTCTCTTTCCAGCCATTGCTCTTGCCCCCAAAGCAGCATTAGTGGCGACCTTCTATTCAAGCCTCCCAGCCTTGTTGGCTGGCTATTCCTTTTACTGGATATTCGAGTAA
- a CDS encoding ATP-binding protein encodes MLKRKKLALITGLGILLSIFIAFLTKQHFTIALSNQIKDDITALGEKLDQRLRRYQQLPQLLAHDPRLLDSLNAAFAPSSERNAKLLQTNLLLAYWAKTLSADTIYLLDKHGETLAASNWHQQDSFVGFNYAYRPYFKDAMKGGLGQFFALGISSGKRGYFFSAPVFDQQNQVSGVIVIKIDLNLVDEIWQYQEFEYVISDPRGVIFYSSIDSWIYHSLVPLTEAQRTQVVESRQYGTPTLTPLTELPSLQVLNGQTQADILIPAEQRIHTFLHAHHDMNTAGWVIYGFTPTHQILSPVFESVLLFIAFYILLILVMNYWWQTVSAKAALADLNSTLEQQVAERTDHLHQANKQLWHAIEQYELTQAELKETRTELIQTAKVAMLGELSASINHEINQPLAAMRTYSENSIKLLARENYPAVADNLAQLVQLNQRVSDIIARFKVFARKGLQQNSQIHAAQSIRNALELMHAPLTKHRIELHLDLDESINIKIDAVQFEQVVINLLQNAIQAQDSVSQKQIGITLKAGRQRCILTLWDRGPGLDNTQKQRIFTPFFSTKHDGLGLGLTICRRILDLFSGSLTVHDHADGGAEFQISLPLAEEDPQ; translated from the coding sequence GTGCTCAAAAGAAAAAAACTTGCGCTGATCACTGGCCTTGGGATCCTCCTGTCGATATTCATTGCATTTCTGACGAAGCAGCATTTTACGATCGCGCTGTCGAATCAAATCAAAGACGACATCACGGCTTTAGGTGAGAAATTAGATCAGCGACTCAGACGCTACCAACAGTTACCACAGCTGCTGGCCCATGATCCCAGACTGCTTGATTCACTCAATGCGGCCTTCGCGCCATCGAGTGAACGAAACGCCAAGCTGCTGCAAACGAATTTGTTGCTGGCTTACTGGGCAAAAACGCTCAGCGCAGATACGATCTACCTCTTAGATAAACACGGGGAGACACTGGCTGCCAGCAACTGGCATCAACAAGATAGTTTTGTTGGATTCAATTACGCCTATCGGCCCTATTTTAAAGATGCGATGAAAGGTGGATTGGGGCAGTTTTTTGCACTGGGGATTAGTTCAGGGAAGCGTGGCTATTTTTTTTCTGCGCCGGTTTTTGATCAGCAGAATCAAGTGAGCGGTGTCATCGTCATCAAAATTGATTTGAATCTTGTCGATGAAATCTGGCAGTACCAGGAGTTTGAGTATGTGATCAGCGACCCACGCGGGGTGATTTTCTACAGTTCAATCGACAGCTGGATTTATCACAGTCTGGTGCCTTTAACGGAAGCACAACGAACTCAGGTGGTTGAAAGCCGGCAATACGGCACGCCCACACTGACGCCTTTAACCGAATTACCCAGCCTTCAGGTACTCAATGGCCAGACGCAAGCTGACATTCTGATCCCGGCGGAGCAACGCATTCACACTTTCCTCCATGCCCATCATGATATGAACACTGCGGGATGGGTCATTTACGGCTTCACACCAACACATCAGATTCTGAGTCCGGTCTTCGAAAGTGTTTTACTATTTATCGCCTTTTACATTCTGCTGATTCTGGTGATGAATTACTGGTGGCAAACCGTGAGTGCGAAGGCAGCCTTAGCCGATCTGAACAGTACGCTTGAGCAGCAAGTCGCGGAACGGACGGACCATCTTCATCAGGCAAACAAGCAACTCTGGCATGCCATTGAGCAATATGAACTGACTCAGGCTGAACTGAAAGAGACTCGAACCGAATTGATTCAAACGGCGAAAGTCGCCATGCTCGGAGAATTATCTGCGAGTATCAATCATGAAATTAATCAGCCTCTGGCAGCCATGCGCACCTACAGCGAAAACAGTATCAAACTTCTGGCAAGAGAGAACTACCCCGCAGTCGCAGACAATCTGGCGCAGTTAGTCCAGCTCAACCAGCGAGTTTCAGATATCATTGCCCGGTTCAAAGTGTTTGCCCGCAAAGGACTTCAGCAAAACAGCCAGATTCATGCGGCCCAATCCATCCGAAATGCGCTCGAACTGATGCACGCGCCCCTGACCAAACATCGCATCGAGTTGCATCTGGACCTGGATGAATCCATCAACATCAAAATCGATGCAGTGCAATTTGAGCAGGTCGTCATTAACTTATTACAGAATGCGATTCAGGCTCAGGACTCGGTCAGCCAAAAACAAATTGGTATCACTCTGAAAGCTGGCCGTCAGCGGTGTATTCTCACCCTCTGGGATCGTGGCCCCGGACTGGATAACACGCAGAAACAACGTATCTTTACCCCATTTTTTAGCACCAAACATGACGGACTGGGATTAGGGCTGACGATCTGCCGCCGGATACTGGATTTATTTTCTGGCAGTTTGACCGTTCACGACCACGCTGACGGTGGCGCCGAATTTCAAATCAGCTTACCCCTTGCCGAAGAGGACCCCCAATGA
- a CDS encoding AraC family transcriptional regulator, with product MKDMTPLPGFRPAEIMKLPEHMDHHNHGYNQVVIALSGQTEFEIEGYGSLVCSGQGCLVTADSDHGFSGIGQNEILVLNVPTIGDTVQDYAVDRMHQLFDRSAYFHLDNQAQTLIRALTAEMQAHPDDLLLSKACTDTLMCVLQRHFKPLASERYLPRLNMDVIDHYIQQHLSRKIAVAQLAGLVFLGESQFHVVFKEQTGVTPHQYVLQKRLEFARQLMEEPKLSLAQIAQSSGFANQSNFTQAFTRHFGVSPAKFRRQWL from the coding sequence ATGAAGGATATGACCCCTCTGCCAGGATTCAGACCTGCGGAGATTATGAAATTACCGGAACATATGGATCACCATAACCATGGTTATAACCAGGTGGTGATTGCGCTGTCCGGCCAGACTGAATTCGAGATTGAAGGCTACGGCAGTCTGGTTTGCTCTGGTCAGGGCTGTCTGGTGACGGCAGATTCAGACCATGGCTTTTCCGGCATCGGCCAAAATGAAATTCTGGTGCTGAATGTCCCGACGATCGGCGACACGGTCCAGGATTATGCGGTTGATCGGATGCACCAATTGTTTGATCGTTCTGCTTATTTTCATCTCGATAATCAGGCGCAGACCCTGATCCGGGCTTTAACCGCAGAAATGCAGGCACATCCGGATGACTTGCTGTTGAGTAAAGCCTGTACCGATACGCTGATGTGCGTTCTTCAACGGCATTTTAAACCGCTGGCCTCTGAACGGTATCTGCCAAGACTGAATATGGATGTCATTGATCATTACATTCAGCAGCATCTTTCACGGAAGATCGCCGTGGCTCAATTGGCTGGGCTGGTATTTCTTGGGGAAAGCCAGTTTCATGTAGTCTTCAAAGAGCAAACCGGGGTTACGCCGCATCAGTATGTGCTGCAAAAGCGCTTGGAGTTCGCCCGGCAGCTGATGGAAGAGCCTAAGTTGAGCCTGGCGCAGATTGCGCAATCTTCCGGGTTTGCGAACCAGAGCAACTTCACGCAGGCTTTCACACGTCATTTCGGGGTTTCCCCCGCCAAATTCCGCCGTCAGTGGCTTTAG
- the putA gene encoding bifunctional proline dehydrogenase/L-glutamate gamma-semialdehyde dehydrogenase PutA gives MFNAADALQPSLIEQPLDALWQQISPLYSVDESAWLEQLLPLAEPSEQERQYTKEKATSLIEQVRADRSAIQMIDALLLEYSLDTKEGILLMCLAEALMRIPDTATADALIRDKLSVADWKSHLKNSDSLFVNASTWGLMLTGKVISMDEKEDGSPARAINRLTNKMSEPVIRKAMHQAMKIMGHQFVLGRTIGEAMKNGQTKRDKGFTYSFDMLGEAALTQDDAKKYFNDYIEAIEAVGLDNKKHSKSPCPTVSIKLSALHPRYDVSNESRVMSEMYETVLALLKRARALNVGITIDAEEADRLELSLKLFEKLYRSEAVKGWGRFGLVVQAYSKRALPVLTWLAALSKDQGDVIPLRLVKGAYWDTELKLCQQSGYEGYPVFTRKEATDTSYLACARFLLSSHVRGLIFPQFASHNAHTVTAILAMAKHRDFEFQRLHGMGDALYNHVMDIYGVNVRIYAPVGSHKDLLPYLVRRLLENGANSSFVHRLVDARCPISDLIQHPVDVLRSRPTLHNHLIPLPKDIFGADRKNSAGINIEIESAWQPFHESVAAFSEHHWKAGPIVNGKIHDGEIYQVTAPYDRRETVGEVAFANRELVATAIDVAAEAYPAWSATPAAERGACLQRLADLLEAHTGELVALCHREAGKTIQDGIDEIREAVDFLRFYSHQAATEFAGETPVVGFDGKERLLSYQGRGVFACISPWNFPLAIFLGQVSAALAAGNTVVCKPAEQTSVIAFRAIEMMLEAGVPAGVIQFVPGRGAEVGSVLTSDVRIAGVAFTGSTETAQRINRTLAARDCDPVPFIAETGGQNAMIVDSTALPEQVVRDVVRSAFASAGQRCSALRVLFVQEDVADRIIALIKGAMAELSVGRPELHSTDVGPVIDKTAKQKLLTHIGALKNQAKMVAQAALSPDCTHGDFVLPTAFEIRGINLLQNENFGPILHIVRFKANELDQVIDQINQTGFGLTMGVHSRNERTYSHIERRARVGNCYINRDQVGAVVGVQPFGGQGLSGTGPKAGGPHYLYRFTKDVFSA, from the coding sequence ATGTTCAATGCGGCAGATGCTCTTCAGCCATCTTTGATTGAGCAACCTTTAGATGCACTTTGGCAGCAGATTTCACCACTTTATTCGGTTGATGAATCTGCCTGGCTGGAACAGCTGTTGCCTTTGGCTGAGCCTTCTGAACAAGAGCGCCAGTACACGAAGGAAAAAGCCACCAGCCTGATTGAGCAAGTGCGTGCTGACCGCAGTGCTATCCAGATGATTGACGCCCTGTTGCTGGAATACAGTCTGGATACCAAAGAAGGCATTCTCCTGATGTGTCTGGCTGAAGCGTTGATGCGTATTCCGGATACAGCCACCGCAGATGCACTGATCCGCGACAAACTGAGTGTGGCGGACTGGAAATCTCATCTTAAAAACTCCGATTCTCTGTTTGTGAATGCGTCGACCTGGGGGCTGATGCTGACCGGTAAAGTGATCAGCATGGACGAGAAGGAAGATGGCAGCCCTGCACGCGCGATTAACCGCCTGACCAACAAAATGTCTGAGCCAGTCATTCGTAAAGCGATGCATCAGGCGATGAAAATTATGGGTCACCAGTTTGTTCTGGGACGCACCATTGGCGAAGCCATGAAAAATGGCCAGACTAAACGCGACAAGGGGTTCACATACTCGTTTGACATGCTGGGTGAAGCCGCGCTGACACAGGACGATGCAAAGAAATACTTCAATGATTACATTGAAGCGATTGAAGCGGTCGGACTGGATAATAAAAAGCATTCCAAATCACCTTGCCCGACGGTCTCGATTAAGCTTTCTGCCTTGCATCCGCGTTATGACGTGTCCAATGAAAGCCGGGTGATGAGCGAAATGTACGAAACCGTACTGGCGCTGCTCAAGCGTGCCCGTGCGCTGAATGTCGGCATCACCATTGATGCGGAAGAAGCCGATCGTCTGGAACTGTCGCTGAAACTGTTTGAAAAACTCTATCGCTCTGAAGCGGTGAAAGGCTGGGGCCGTTTTGGTCTGGTGGTTCAGGCTTACTCCAAGCGTGCGCTGCCGGTGCTGACCTGGCTGGCTGCCCTGAGTAAAGACCAGGGCGATGTGATCCCGTTGCGTCTGGTGAAAGGGGCGTACTGGGATACCGAACTGAAACTCTGCCAGCAAAGCGGTTATGAGGGATATCCGGTATTTACCCGCAAAGAAGCAACGGATACTTCTTACCTGGCCTGTGCCCGATTCCTGTTGTCTTCACATGTTCGCGGCCTGATTTTCCCGCAGTTTGCGAGCCACAACGCCCACACAGTGACTGCGATCCTGGCGATGGCCAAGCATCGTGATTTCGAATTCCAGCGCCTGCATGGCATGGGTGATGCGCTGTACAACCACGTGATGGACATCTATGGCGTGAACGTGCGTATTTACGCACCAGTGGGCAGCCATAAAGATCTGCTGCCGTATCTGGTTCGCCGTCTGCTTGAAAACGGTGCCAACAGCTCTTTCGTTCATCGTCTGGTGGATGCCCGTTGCCCAATCTCTGATCTGATCCAGCATCCGGTTGATGTGCTGCGTTCCCGTCCAACGCTGCATAACCATCTGATCCCGCTGCCAAAAGATATTTTTGGGGCCGATCGGAAAAACTCTGCAGGCATTAATATTGAGATCGAGTCGGCATGGCAACCTTTCCATGAATCAGTTGCTGCTTTCAGCGAGCATCACTGGAAAGCGGGTCCGATTGTGAATGGCAAAATTCATGACGGTGAAATCTATCAGGTCACAGCGCCGTATGACCGCCGTGAGACCGTCGGTGAAGTGGCATTTGCGAATCGGGAACTGGTGGCAACAGCCATTGATGTTGCGGCTGAAGCTTATCCGGCATGGTCGGCGACACCTGCTGCGGAACGTGGTGCTTGTCTGCAGCGTCTGGCCGATTTGCTGGAAGCTCATACCGGTGAGCTGGTTGCATTGTGTCACCGTGAAGCGGGTAAAACGATTCAGGACGGCATTGATGAAATCCGCGAAGCTGTGGACTTCCTGCGCTTCTATTCGCACCAGGCTGCGACTGAATTTGCCGGTGAGACGCCTGTCGTGGGTTTCGATGGCAAAGAACGCCTGTTGTCTTATCAGGGACGTGGTGTATTCGCCTGCATAAGCCCGTGGAACTTCCCGTTGGCGATTTTCTTAGGTCAGGTTTCAGCTGCGCTGGCTGCGGGGAACACCGTGGTGTGTAAACCGGCTGAGCAGACGTCTGTGATTGCATTCCGTGCTATCGAAATGATGCTGGAAGCGGGCGTTCCTGCCGGTGTGATTCAGTTTGTGCCGGGCCGTGGTGCTGAGGTGGGTTCTGTCCTGACTTCTGATGTCCGGATTGCTGGTGTGGCCTTTACCGGTTCGACCGAGACGGCACAGCGCATCAATCGTACCTTGGCAGCGCGCGACTGTGATCCCGTGCCTTTCATTGCAGAAACCGGTGGCCAGAATGCCATGATCGTTGACAGCACGGCATTGCCAGAACAAGTGGTGCGTGATGTGGTGCGTTCTGCATTTGCTTCTGCCGGTCAGCGTTGTTCTGCGCTGCGGGTGCTGTTTGTCCAGGAAGACGTAGCGGATCGCATTATCGCGCTGATCAAAGGGGCGATGGCAGAGCTGTCTGTCGGCCGTCCGGAGCTGCACAGTACCGATGTGGGCCCTGTGATTGACAAGACGGCGAAGCAAAAACTGCTGACGCACATTGGTGCCCTGAAAAATCAGGCCAAGATGGTGGCGCAGGCTGCTCTGAGTCCGGATTGTACGCACGGTGATTTTGTGCTGCCAACGGCGTTTGAAATTCGCGGTATCAATCTCCTGCAAAATGAAAACTTCGGTCCGATTCTGCATATCGTTCGCTTTAAAGCGAATGAGCTGGATCAGGTGATTGATCAGATTAACCAGACTGGTTTCGGCCTGACCATGGGTGTACACAGCCGTAACGAGCGGACTTACAGCCACATTGAGCGTCGTGCCCGGGTGGGGAACTGCTATATCAACCGTGATCAGGTGGGTGCTGTGGTTGGGGTTCAGCCGTTTGGCGGCCAAGGCCTGTCCGGTACCGGCCCGAAAGCGGGTGGTCCACACTATCTGTATCGTTTCACGAAAGATGTTTTCTCTGCGTAA
- a CDS encoding AEC family transporter, which produces MGEFLTQLAFSFTVTGPIFIMLALGIALKKWGIINDAFTQSGSRLVFTVTLPTLLFLNLVDADIHQLGSGELFIFAAIANIAVFLLFEFLAGRMIKVSSERGVVVQGAFRANTGIIGLAYVANAYGNAGIVVGALYVAVITVLYNILAVITLSRSNAASASLDHRYVLKAILTNPLILSICSALPFTFLEIRLPDVLMQSGRYFADMTLPLALLCTGASLDFRQLRQESSHANLSTCARLIIAPVLITIAGYLYGFRDHTLGIIFLMSAAPTAAASYVMARAMGANASLAANIIAMTTLGSMLTCSLGLTLLKTLKII; this is translated from the coding sequence ATGGGTGAATTTCTGACGCAGCTTGCTTTCTCATTTACCGTAACCGGGCCAATTTTCATCATGCTGGCTCTGGGTATCGCATTGAAAAAATGGGGAATTATTAATGATGCCTTTACTCAGTCTGGCTCCAGGCTGGTGTTTACGGTCACCCTGCCCACATTGCTGTTCCTGAATCTGGTGGATGCTGACATCCATCAACTTGGCAGTGGTGAACTTTTCATCTTTGCTGCCATTGCTAACATTGCCGTGTTTCTTCTGTTTGAGTTTCTTGCGGGAAGAATGATCAAGGTTTCATCAGAACGTGGCGTGGTTGTGCAAGGCGCATTTCGGGCTAATACAGGGATTATTGGTTTGGCTTATGTCGCCAATGCCTACGGCAATGCGGGCATCGTTGTTGGTGCACTTTATGTCGCCGTCATTACGGTGCTCTACAACATCCTGGCTGTCATTACACTCAGTCGTTCAAATGCAGCATCCGCATCCCTTGATCATCGTTACGTACTGAAAGCAATTTTAACCAATCCTTTGATCCTCAGTATCTGTAGCGCACTCCCGTTTACTTTCCTTGAGATCAGACTGCCAGATGTCCTGATGCAATCCGGCCGTTACTTTGCAGACATGACTTTGCCACTGGCGCTGCTGTGTACGGGGGCCAGTCTGGATTTCCGGCAGTTACGTCAGGAATCTTCACATGCAAACCTGTCCACTTGCGCGCGCTTGATCATCGCTCCGGTTTTGATCACGATCGCAGGCTACTTATATGGTTTCCGCGATCACACCCTTGGGATCATTTTTCTGATGAGTGCAGCTCCCACCGCAGCGGCCAGTTATGTCATGGCACGCGCCATGGGCGCAAACGCGAGTCTGGCGGCCAATATCATTGCGATGACAACCCTGGGATCCATGCTGACCTGTAGTTTGGGTTTAACCCTGCTGAAAACACTGAAAATAATCTGA
- the pdxH gene encoding pyridoxamine 5'-phosphate oxidase: MELSDIRREYTRGGLRRKDLPQEPIELFNHWLQQAIEAGLTDPTAMTVATVDATGQPFQRIVLLKHFDQQGFVFYTNLSSRKAAQLAENGKISLHFPWHPLERQVHVTGIAEKLSTLEVMKYFSSRPKESQIAAWASKQSSRLTARQALEGKFMELKQKFSAGEVPFPTFWGGYRVRMKSVEFWQGGEHRLHDRFLYERDGDSWQIDRLAP, encoded by the coding sequence ATGGAGTTGTCTGATATTCGTCGCGAATATACCCGGGGTGGTTTACGCCGCAAAGATTTGCCTCAGGAACCAATCGAGTTGTTTAATCACTGGTTACAGCAAGCGATTGAAGCTGGACTGACTGATCCGACAGCAATGACGGTCGCGACGGTTGATGCAACCGGGCAACCATTCCAGCGTATTGTTTTGTTGAAGCATTTCGATCAGCAGGGGTTTGTGTTTTACACTAACCTGAGTAGTCGTAAGGCGGCTCAATTAGCTGAGAATGGGAAGATTAGCTTACATTTTCCATGGCATCCGCTTGAGCGTCAGGTACACGTTACTGGTATTGCGGAAAAGCTATCCACACTTGAAGTCATGAAATACTTCTCATCTCGTCCGAAGGAAAGTCAGATTGCAGCTTGGGCGAGTAAGCAAAGTTCTAGGCTGACGGCTCGCCAGGCTCTGGAAGGAAAGTTCATGGAGCTGAAACAGAAGTTCTCTGCAGGCGAAGTGCCATTCCCAACGTTTTGGGGTGGCTATCGTGTCAGGATGAAGTCTGTGGAATTCTGGCAGGGCGGAGAGCATCGCCTGCATGATCGCTTTTTGTATGAGCGGGATGGCGACAGCTGGCAGATTGATCGTCTTGCTCCTTAA
- a CDS encoding PAS domain-containing protein, producing the protein MFNQLPGCWGCKDTDSIFVYANEEYGKIIGVEHHLDCVGRTDFDMPSPTIECAESFRDQDHQVMNSEKRMRVLDIHPYSDGNWRAHLFTKMPWRSEENEVVGTIFSGIELKDTAILEVGHWICRAAGLNNQQQTSFSLDLHRQQVQLNTRESEVLFLLLYGKKPQYIAKVLNVSVKTIENYVIRLREKFNANSKNELIDLALDLGFGSHIPESMLTHQLSIILKE; encoded by the coding sequence ATGTTCAATCAACTTCCTGGCTGTTGGGGTTGTAAAGATACGGACTCAATTTTTGTCTATGCCAATGAGGAATATGGAAAAATCATTGGTGTCGAGCATCACTTAGATTGTGTGGGCCGTACCGATTTTGATATGCCCAGCCCAACGATTGAATGTGCCGAATCCTTCAGAGATCAAGACCATCAGGTCATGAATAGTGAAAAACGTATGCGTGTTCTGGATATCCATCCTTATTCGGATGGCAACTGGCGTGCACATTTATTCACGAAAATGCCATGGCGGAGTGAAGAAAATGAAGTCGTTGGTACCATCTTTTCAGGGATTGAGTTGAAAGATACGGCCATACTCGAAGTTGGTCATTGGATTTGTCGGGCAGCCGGTTTGAACAACCAGCAACAAACTTCTTTCAGTCTGGATTTGCATCGACAACAGGTTCAGCTCAATACCAGAGAATCTGAAGTCCTGTTTTTATTGCTGTATGGAAAAAAACCGCAATACATTGCCAAAGTGCTTAATGTTTCAGTGAAAACGATTGAAAACTATGTCATCCGACTGCGTGAAAAATTTAATGCAAACTCCAAGAATGAGTTAATCGATTTAGCCCTCGATTTGGGTTTCGGTTCGCACATTCCGGAAAGTATGCTCACGCATCAACTTTCAATCATCTTGAAAGAGTAA